Below is a genomic region from Gammaproteobacteria bacterium.
ATAGGCGGAATTGCTGCTCCAGCACGCCGTAGATACGCTTGAGCTTCTGCTTTTCCCGCAACTGCAAGGCGTAGTCAGACAAGCGGGTGCGACGCTGGCCGTGCTGGCCCGGGGGGAAACCCCGCTTTTCAATGGCACACTTGGACGTGAAACACTTTTCGCCTTTGAGAAACAGCTTCTCGCCTTCGCGACGACACTGACGGCACTTCGGACCAATATACCTAGCCACCGATAAACTCCTACACCCGCCGCTTTTTGGGCGGGCGGCAACCGTTGTGAGGGATGGGTGTCACGTCGGTAATGCTCGTGACTTTGAAACCCGCCGAATACAAACCACGAACCGCAGAATCACGACCCGGACCGGGGCCCTTTACCATCACATCAACGTTTTTCATGCCGTATTCCTGGGCCGCCTGCGCCGCCTTGTCGGCCGCCACCTGGGCAGCAAACGGCGTGCTCTTGCGCGAGCCCTTGAATCCGCAGGCGCCGGCCGACGACCACGACAGCGCATTACCCTGCCGGTCGGTGATGGTGATGATGGTATTGTTGAAGGAGGCCTGGATATGAGCCACACCGTCAACCACGTTCTTCTTGACACGTTTGCGTGTCCGGGCACTCGCTTTCGCCATCTGCTAGAGTCCTGCTTAAACCGTTAGTTATTTACGAATCATGCGGCGCGGGCCCTTGCGGGTGCGCGCATTGGTGCGGGTACGTTGGCCGCGGGTGGGGAGCCCGCGCCGGTGGCGCATGCCCCGATAGCTGCCGAGATCCATCAGGCGTTTGATGTTCATGGAGACTTCACGACGCAAATCGCCTTCCACCTGATACCTGCCGACCTCGGCCCGCAAGGCCTCAAGCTCGGCTTCACTGAGGTCACGAACCTTCTTATCCGGCGCAACGCCGCTGGCCGCGCAGATGGTGCGCGCCCTGCTGGGGCCGATGCC
It encodes:
- a CDS encoding 30S ribosomal protein S11, with amino-acid sequence MAKASARTRKRVKKNVVDGVAHIQASFNNTIITITDRQGNALSWSSAGACGFKGSRKSTPFAAQVAADKAAQAAQEYGMKNVDVMVKGPGPGRDSAVRGLYSAGFKVTSITDVTPIPHNGCRPPKKRRV
- a CDS encoding 30S ribosomal protein S13, whose product is MARIAGINIPVQKHTVIALRSIFGIGPSRARTICAASGVAPDKKVRDLSEAELEALRAEVGRYQVEGDLRREVSMNIKRLMDLGSYRGMRHRRGLPTRGQRTRTNARTRKGPRRMIRK